One window from the genome of Sphingomicrobium arenosum encodes:
- a CDS encoding DUF3489 domain-containing protein codes for MTKPKTKIDRLIARLKRDKGATIEELARLTGWQKHSVRGAMAGSLKKKGFVVSSEKVGAERRYRIVETAGE; via the coding sequence ATGACCAAACCCAAAACCAAGATCGATAGGCTGATCGCGCGCTTGAAGAGGGACAAGGGCGCCACCATCGAGGAGCTCGCCCGTCTCACCGGATGGCAGAAGCATTCGGTGCGCGGCGCGATGGCCGGCAGCCTCAAGAAGAAAGGCTTTGTGGTATCGTCCGAGAAGGTCGGTGCGGAGAGACGCTATCGCATTGTCGAGACCGCCGGTGAGTGA
- a CDS encoding DUF5681 domain-containing protein codes for MPRWEKGQSGNPAGRPRKRRPNISAFDIIFDKRITVSQNGEERELTVDEVLELRTYQDALKGSRMAIRQVLKMIERREKALVKRAPSQGFTPIKITTENDPRNADEAMLILGIAVPDPFWEGRATDERRILLSTWATQAAISRPGRKLLTEKDVDAVERCTLNSGDLQWPRGGKR; via the coding sequence ATGCCGCGCTGGGAGAAGGGCCAGTCGGGTAACCCTGCCGGGCGGCCGAGAAAGCGCCGCCCGAATATCTCGGCGTTCGACATCATCTTCGACAAGCGGATCACGGTTTCACAGAATGGGGAAGAGCGCGAACTCACGGTCGACGAGGTGCTCGAGCTCAGGACCTACCAGGATGCGCTGAAGGGAAGCCGAATGGCCATCCGGCAGGTCCTGAAGATGATTGAGCGGCGCGAAAAGGCGCTGGTGAAGAGGGCACCTTCTCAAGGCTTCACGCCGATCAAGATCACTACCGAGAATGATCCGCGAAATGCGGATGAGGCGATGCTCATTCTCGGTATCGCTGTGCCTGATCCATTCTGGGAAGGGCGCGCGACCGATGAACGCCGCATCCTCCTTTCGACTTGGGCGACGCAGGCGGCGATCAGCCGGCCGGGTCGTAAGTTGCTCACCGAGAAAGATGTCGATGCCGTCGAGCGGTGCACACTCAATTCGGGCGATCTTCAATGGCCTCGCGGAGGAAAGAGGTGA
- a CDS encoding response regulator → MSATRPHLLLVEDEPAIRTPLVRYLEREGYRVTPCADAAAAREALASYALDAAILDIMLPGEDGLSLARSIREGGDLPILFLSARAEDVDRIVGLEMGADDYLTKPFNPRELTARLKAILRRARPRETAPTAEEAALPAYRFADFTLDTAHQLLREGDRAIELTSGDYTLLLTLLERPGRALSRDQLLDLTKGREADPFDRAIDNAVMRLRKKLGPRGAEIIRTVHGTGYSLAVPVEKA, encoded by the coding sequence ATGAGCGCGACACGCCCCCACCTCCTCCTCGTCGAGGACGAACCCGCGATCCGCACCCCGCTGGTGCGTTATCTCGAACGCGAAGGCTATCGCGTCACGCCCTGCGCCGATGCCGCCGCCGCGCGCGAGGCGCTCGCCTCCTATGCGCTCGACGCCGCCATTCTCGACATCATGCTGCCCGGCGAGGATGGCTTGAGCCTCGCCCGCTCGATCCGCGAAGGCGGCGACTTGCCCATCCTCTTCCTCTCCGCGCGCGCCGAAGATGTCGACCGCATCGTCGGGCTCGAAATGGGCGCCGACGATTATCTCACCAAGCCGTTCAATCCGCGCGAATTGACCGCTCGCCTCAAGGCCATCCTGCGCCGCGCGCGCCCGCGCGAGACCGCGCCCACCGCCGAGGAGGCCGCGCTGCCCGCCTATCGCTTCGCCGATTTCACCCTCGACACCGCGCACCAGCTGCTGCGCGAGGGCGACCGCGCGATCGAGCTGACGAGCGGCGACTACACGCTTCTCCTAACCCTGCTCGAACGCCCCGGCCGCGCCCTGTCGCGCGACCAGCTGCTCGACCTCACCAAGGGCCGCGAGGCCGATCCCTTCGACCGTGCGATCGACAATGCGGTCATGCGCCTTCGCAAGAAGCTGGGGCCGCGCGGGGCGGAGATCATCCGCACCGTCCACGGCACCGGCTACAGCCTCGCCGTCCCGGTCGAAAAGGCATGA
- a CDS encoding DUF4238 domain-containing protein translates to MITKSWTAQGAKRVGATFAKDKSASRPGRNMSTTRNNHYVPIWYQRGFLEPGANQLAYRDMQPDRHDLPDGTRRPGRSRFRSFPKQCFVARDLYTTFFGTLVNDEIEKRLFGAIDTDGAPAIRAFIGEDVREWHEQFQMLFRFIDVQKLRTPKGLDWLRAQYPRLSQNQLMVEMQAIQAMHCTIWSEGVREIVSAADSAVKFIISDHPVTVYNHALAPETEACRYPNDPSIALKGSQTIYPLDRDHCLILTNLEYAKNEGTPPTEKRTFARNFRTSMVRTDAFPRLRRLGDDEVRQINRVIKARARRYVAAGREEWLDPEAGDGAGWSDLRGVLRPPEQALLGFGGEMFAKFEDGSVHYQDQFGRTERGNDFLKKQVDEKSMRPGHVCGCGSGMAFKSCCAPLPAKLRPSWSERGIRERNLMLYRGITNILGLDKGRDWLEVRRAITDEHIREVHVLYRALWPTDTDILQLLPKPDGRPRAVYTGSLHPAAIMDFALGSALYFGELIIENPFVHAAQMRPEFSPIDNPHAYHQEFVKTVFLFLTLMPLVEAGYVNLIPNPTVFDQHLHHQMMEMARRRSGSMNISLDAEPRAKELMELDFKRNLLSMPEDGLRAQLRKSSPELNETELDAVIAYICEARDRDPLAAVKDGLLDGKGGQINLSKMAPNFEMVLYIAQATGAAIVTDSPHRWREIQLAVARQGGGQPMRIPGFSKALAGAPLGFVNDLDDFFNIAATSAFEGYPPLMRDAFRYLAQIDRRGTKPNWEAGLAARLARLHRESQARLRKNVASFTSGRMHALLPLGGIQNNTVNRLLLMSSSEHHLPSVPMAFYIESVGR, encoded by the coding sequence ATGATCACGAAAAGCTGGACAGCACAAGGGGCGAAGCGCGTCGGCGCGACTTTCGCCAAGGATAAGTCGGCCAGCAGGCCTGGAAGGAACATGTCGACCACCCGCAACAACCACTACGTCCCGATCTGGTATCAGCGCGGCTTCCTAGAGCCGGGCGCGAATCAGCTCGCATATCGGGACATGCAGCCCGACCGGCACGACCTGCCCGACGGAACGAGACGGCCGGGCCGTTCCCGGTTCAGGTCATTCCCCAAGCAGTGCTTCGTGGCGCGCGACCTCTACACGACGTTCTTCGGGACGCTGGTGAACGACGAGATCGAGAAGCGGCTCTTCGGGGCGATCGACACCGACGGCGCGCCCGCGATCCGGGCATTCATCGGCGAAGACGTGCGCGAGTGGCACGAGCAGTTCCAGATGCTGTTCAGGTTCATCGATGTCCAGAAGCTGCGGACCCCCAAGGGATTGGACTGGCTGAGAGCCCAGTATCCACGCCTCTCCCAGAACCAGCTGATGGTGGAAATGCAGGCCATCCAGGCCATGCACTGCACGATCTGGAGCGAGGGCGTTCGCGAGATCGTCTCGGCGGCGGACAGCGCGGTGAAGTTCATCATCAGCGATCACCCGGTCACCGTCTACAACCATGCGCTCGCACCGGAGACGGAGGCCTGCCGCTATCCCAACGATCCCTCGATCGCGCTCAAGGGTTCGCAGACCATCTATCCGCTCGACCGGGACCACTGCTTGATCCTCACCAACCTGGAATACGCGAAGAACGAAGGCACGCCGCCAACCGAGAAGCGCACTTTCGCCCGCAACTTCCGCACGTCGATGGTGCGCACCGACGCCTTCCCTCGGCTGCGGCGTCTCGGCGACGACGAGGTGCGCCAGATCAACCGCGTCATCAAGGCGCGCGCGCGGCGCTACGTGGCGGCTGGACGCGAGGAATGGCTCGACCCCGAGGCCGGCGACGGGGCCGGATGGTCGGACCTCCGGGGCGTGCTCCGCCCGCCCGAGCAGGCGCTGTTAGGCTTCGGCGGCGAGATGTTCGCCAAGTTCGAGGATGGCAGCGTCCACTACCAGGATCAGTTCGGGCGGACCGAACGCGGTAACGACTTCCTTAAGAAGCAAGTCGACGAGAAGTCGATGCGCCCAGGTCACGTCTGCGGCTGCGGGTCGGGCATGGCGTTCAAGAGCTGCTGCGCGCCATTGCCGGCCAAGCTGCGTCCGTCGTGGAGCGAGCGCGGCATCCGCGAGCGGAACCTCATGCTCTACCGTGGCATCACCAACATTCTGGGGCTCGACAAGGGGCGCGACTGGCTCGAGGTCAGGCGGGCGATCACCGATGAACACATCCGCGAGGTGCACGTCCTCTACCGCGCCCTGTGGCCGACCGACACAGACATCCTGCAGCTCCTGCCAAAGCCCGACGGTCGCCCCCGCGCGGTCTACACCGGATCGCTGCACCCTGCAGCGATCATGGACTTCGCTCTGGGATCCGCCCTCTACTTCGGCGAGCTGATCATCGAGAACCCGTTCGTGCACGCGGCACAGATGCGACCCGAGTTCAGTCCGATCGACAACCCCCACGCCTACCACCAGGAGTTCGTGAAGACGGTATTCCTGTTCCTGACGCTGATGCCGCTCGTCGAGGCCGGATACGTCAATCTGATCCCCAATCCGACAGTCTTCGACCAACACCTCCATCATCAGATGATGGAGATGGCGCGCCGCCGCTCGGGCAGTATGAACATCTCGCTTGACGCGGAGCCGCGCGCAAAGGAGCTGATGGAGCTCGACTTCAAGCGGAACCTGCTCTCGATGCCCGAAGACGGACTTCGGGCGCAGCTGCGCAAATCCTCGCCCGAGCTCAACGAGACAGAGCTAGACGCCGTGATCGCCTACATATGCGAGGCCCGAGACCGGGATCCACTCGCCGCCGTCAAGGACGGTCTGCTCGACGGCAAGGGCGGCCAGATCAACCTTTCGAAGATGGCGCCCAACTTCGAGATGGTGCTCTACATCGCGCAGGCCACAGGCGCCGCGATCGTCACGGATTCGCCCCACCGCTGGAGGGAGATACAACTCGCCGTAGCCCGGCAGGGTGGCGGGCAGCCCATGCGCATTCCGGGCTTCTCGAAAGCACTGGCAGGGGCCCCGCTCGGCTTCGTCAATGACCTCGACGACTTCTTCAACATCGCCGCAACTAGCGCATTCGAGGGCTACCCGCCGCTGATGCGCGACGCCTTCCGATATCTGGCCCAGATCGACAGGCGCGGAACGAAGCCGAACTGGGAGGCAGGTCTCGCGGCCCGTCTGGCGAGGCTGCACCGGGAATCTCAGGCGCGGCTGCGCAAGAACGTTGCCTCCTTTACATCCGGCCGCATGCATGCGCTGCTCCCGTTGGGCGGCATCCAAAACAACACCGTCAACCGGTTGTTGCTCATGTCCAGTTCCGAGCACCATCTGCCGAGTGTGCCGATGGCATTCTACATAGAAAGCGTGGGGAGATAA
- a CDS encoding site-specific DNA-methyltransferase yields MTDSAAGALPIHHDLTVEFRLVTTITPDPRNARTHSKKQVEQIVASIREFGFTNPVLVDEQGMLIAGHGRLRAAKQMGFEKVPSITLAGLSEVQRKALRLADNKIALNAGWDSEILKLELEEIGNLDVDFDLTLTGFSMGEIDVALQPANDPDEEIIPAVPVAPRTQMGDIWQLGDHRIGCGDGRDVALLKRIIGEGEAIDAAFLDPPYNVKINGHVNAKGRHREFAMASGEMADDEFRQFLRDTLGAAAAVSRDGAVHYVCMDWRHMGDVEAAAETVYDEFLNLCIWNKSNAGMGSLYRSKHELVFVYRVGKQGHANNVELGKHGRYRTNVWDYASVNTLKGSRREDLDLHPTVKPVAMVADAYQDVTKRGDLVFDMFLGSGTSLIAAERVGRRFRGCDIDPAYVEVAVERWEVLTGRTAIKVEG; encoded by the coding sequence ATGACCGACTCAGCCGCGGGGGCGCTACCCATTCACCATGACCTGACGGTGGAATTCCGTCTGGTCACCACCATCACTCCGGATCCGCGCAATGCGCGGACCCACAGCAAGAAGCAGGTCGAGCAGATCGTCGCCTCGATCCGCGAGTTCGGGTTCACGAACCCCGTTCTCGTCGACGAGCAGGGCATGCTGATCGCGGGCCACGGGCGTCTGCGCGCGGCCAAGCAGATGGGCTTTGAGAAGGTGCCGTCTATTACGCTTGCGGGGCTAAGCGAAGTCCAGCGCAAGGCACTTCGACTTGCCGATAACAAGATCGCGCTCAATGCTGGGTGGGACAGCGAGATCCTGAAGCTCGAACTCGAAGAGATCGGCAACCTCGACGTCGACTTTGACCTGACGCTGACAGGCTTCTCGATGGGCGAGATCGATGTCGCGTTGCAGCCTGCCAACGATCCCGACGAAGAGATCATTCCAGCCGTGCCGGTCGCTCCGCGGACGCAGATGGGCGACATTTGGCAGCTTGGCGACCATCGTATCGGATGCGGCGATGGCCGCGACGTCGCATTGCTAAAGAGGATCATCGGGGAAGGCGAGGCGATCGACGCTGCTTTCTTGGATCCGCCCTACAACGTGAAGATCAACGGTCATGTGAATGCCAAGGGTCGGCACCGCGAGTTTGCCATGGCCTCGGGCGAAATGGCCGACGACGAGTTCCGGCAATTCCTGCGCGACACGCTGGGTGCTGCAGCTGCGGTCTCCCGCGACGGGGCTGTTCATTACGTCTGCATGGACTGGCGCCATATGGGCGATGTCGAAGCGGCGGCCGAGACGGTCTACGACGAGTTTCTCAACCTTTGCATCTGGAACAAGAGCAACGCCGGCATGGGCTCGCTCTACCGGTCCAAGCATGAGCTGGTGTTCGTCTACCGTGTCGGAAAGCAAGGCCACGCCAATAACGTCGAGCTCGGCAAGCACGGTCGCTATCGCACCAATGTTTGGGATTATGCGTCGGTCAACACGCTGAAGGGCAGCCGGCGCGAGGACCTCGATCTGCATCCGACAGTCAAACCGGTGGCGATGGTTGCCGACGCCTATCAGGACGTCACCAAGCGAGGCGACCTCGTCTTCGACATGTTTCTGGGATCGGGAACGTCGCTGATCGCGGCCGAACGGGTGGGGCGCCGGTTCCGCGGCTGCGACATCGATCCGGCCTATGTGGAGGTCGCTGTCGAGCGCTGGGAAGTCCTGACGGGCAGAACCGCGATCAAGGTCGAAGGCTGA
- a CDS encoding EF-hand domain-containing protein, whose product MNKIRTSLIAAAAAGLVAIPALAAQPHGGPGMRHVEGDITLADVEARSAEHFAKLDADGNGLVTSAEMDAAREARHERRAERMEQRGERAKQHMERRGEHRGQRHEQRFARMDGNGDGALSLAEFQARPLAMFERADADKNGILTEAERAAARDTVRERRHERRQQRSQ is encoded by the coding sequence ATGAACAAGATCCGCACTTCCCTCATCGCCGCCGCCGCCGCCGGCCTCGTCGCCATCCCTGCGCTCGCGGCCCAGCCGCACGGCGGGCCCGGCATGCGCCATGTCGAGGGCGATATCACGCTGGCCGATGTCGAGGCCCGCAGCGCCGAGCATTTCGCCAAGCTCGATGCCGACGGCAACGGACTCGTCACCAGCGCCGAGATGGACGCCGCACGCGAGGCGCGTCACGAGCGCCGCGCCGAGCGCATGGAGCAGCGCGGCGAGCGCGCCAAGCAGCACATGGAGCGCCGCGGCGAGCATCGCGGCCAGCGCCACGAACAGCGCTTCGCCCGCATGGACGGCAACGGCGACGGCGCGCTCAGCCTCGCCGAGTTCCAGGCCCGCCCGCTCGCCATGTTCGAGCGCGCCGATGCCGACAAGAACGGTATCCTCACCGAGGCCGAGCGCGCAGCCGCCCGCGACACGGTGCGCGAACGTCGCCACGAGCGTCGCCAGCAGCGCTCCCAGTAA
- a CDS encoding recombinase family protein produces MKRCAIYTRKSSEEGLDQQFNSLDAQREACEAYALSQAGEGWRVLPDRYNDGGFSGGNMERPGLQRLLGDIASGKVDVVIVYKIDRLTRSLPDFARIVERFDQKEVSFVSVTQAFNTTTSMGRLTLNVLLSFAQFEREVTGERIRDKIAASKAKGMWMGGVPPLGYDPPLDSERVLRVNDTEAETVRLIFDRYLEIGSVQKLKAELDARGIRPKQRTSKRGNLIGGDRFSRTALFHLLKNPIYIGKIVHKDELFKGRHRSIVDGKIFSAAQKMLASKAQQRKRRTKQASPLAGKLFLADGKRLSPTHSVGASGRRYKYYAVIGEPAAASGPKRVSASSIERFVMGATSRAGISATDPFSVIRKVILHRDRTDIFLPAELRPAVLQCLGQHECVVDENETLLRWSIPTCWSAKANIRAAGHPSPQPDVNLVEALRKANAWLHYDAQGRPMIKALPAGRYDRRILRLAFLAPDIQQAILDGTQSPKLTLEALIRTAPPLEWGAQRKMLAEL; encoded by the coding sequence GTGAAGCGCTGCGCCATCTACACCCGCAAGAGCTCCGAGGAAGGGCTCGACCAGCAGTTCAACAGCCTCGATGCCCAGCGCGAGGCTTGCGAGGCTTATGCGCTAAGCCAGGCCGGTGAAGGCTGGAGGGTGCTGCCCGACCGCTATAATGATGGCGGCTTTTCGGGCGGCAACATGGAGCGACCGGGCTTGCAGCGACTGCTCGGCGACATCGCTTCGGGGAAGGTAGACGTCGTCATCGTCTACAAGATCGATCGCCTGACCCGCAGCCTTCCCGACTTCGCGCGGATCGTCGAACGCTTCGATCAGAAGGAGGTGAGCTTCGTCAGCGTGACGCAGGCGTTCAACACCACGACCTCGATGGGAAGGCTGACGCTTAACGTCTTGCTGTCCTTCGCCCAGTTCGAGCGCGAGGTCACCGGCGAGCGCATCCGCGACAAGATCGCCGCGTCGAAAGCCAAGGGAATGTGGATGGGCGGCGTGCCCCCGCTCGGCTATGATCCCCCACTCGACAGCGAGCGCGTGCTTCGCGTGAACGACACGGAAGCCGAGACTGTTCGACTGATTTTCGATCGCTACCTCGAGATCGGCTCGGTGCAGAAGCTGAAAGCCGAGCTTGATGCCCGCGGGATCAGGCCCAAGCAACGCACCTCGAAACGAGGCAATCTGATCGGCGGGGACCGGTTCAGCCGGACCGCCCTGTTCCACCTCCTGAAGAACCCGATCTACATTGGAAAGATCGTCCACAAGGATGAGCTGTTCAAAGGGCGCCACCGCAGCATCGTCGATGGGAAGATATTCAGCGCGGCGCAAAAGATGCTGGCGAGCAAAGCGCAGCAACGGAAGCGGCGCACGAAGCAAGCTTCACCGCTTGCTGGCAAACTCTTCTTGGCGGATGGGAAGCGGCTATCGCCAACGCATTCGGTGGGCGCATCCGGCCGTCGATACAAATATTATGCCGTCATCGGCGAGCCGGCCGCGGCATCCGGCCCGAAGCGCGTTTCAGCGTCAAGCATCGAGCGCTTTGTCATGGGTGCCACGAGCCGAGCCGGTATCAGCGCGACCGATCCGTTTAGCGTCATTCGGAAAGTCATTCTCCATCGCGACCGCACGGACATTTTCTTACCCGCCGAACTGCGGCCAGCCGTCTTGCAATGCCTTGGTCAGCACGAATGTGTCGTCGATGAAAATGAGACTCTTCTGCGCTGGTCGATCCCGACCTGTTGGAGCGCGAAAGCAAACATACGAGCAGCCGGCCACCCGTCACCGCAGCCGGACGTGAACCTCGTCGAGGCCCTGCGCAAAGCCAATGCATGGCTTCATTACGACGCCCAGGGACGCCCCATGATCAAGGCTCTTCCAGCCGGTCGCTATGACCGACGGATTCTGCGCCTCGCCTTTCTGGCACCCGACATCCAGCAAGCAATTCTAGATGGCACTCAGTCGCCAAAGCTCACGCTCGAGGCGCTGATCCGCACGGCACCTCCGTTGGAATGGGGCGCTCAGCGAAAGATGCTGGCGGAACTCTAG
- a CDS encoding DUF2924 domain-containing protein has translation MSDLAERIEALERLDLSALREHWPARFGPMPPIRSTAFFRMLLAWRLQAEAHGGHSRDTKLELKKVGPVATSAQQLGVGTVLERSWKGALVRVEVAEEGFRYGGRTYSSLSRIAQEITGTRWSGPRFFGLRS, from the coding sequence GTGAGTGATCTTGCCGAACGGATCGAGGCGCTTGAGCGTCTCGATCTTTCCGCCCTGCGCGAACATTGGCCGGCACGCTTTGGACCGATGCCGCCGATCCGGTCCACCGCCTTCTTCAGAATGCTGCTTGCCTGGCGGCTGCAAGCAGAGGCCCATGGGGGTCATTCGCGCGATACCAAGCTGGAGCTGAAGAAGGTCGGGCCGGTTGCGACTTCCGCGCAGCAGCTGGGCGTAGGTACGGTGCTCGAAAGAAGCTGGAAAGGCGCGCTGGTGCGGGTCGAGGTGGCGGAGGAGGGCTTTCGCTATGGCGGCCGAACTTATTCCAGCCTCTCGCGCATCGCGCAGGAGATCACGGGCACCCGCTGGTCCGGCCCGCGCTTCTTCGGGCTGCGCTCGTGA
- a CDS encoding SDR family NAD(P)-dependent oxidoreductase, which translates to MTPFSNSIVLGASGGIGAALAAAIEARGGKVARLARGRPDDHDALKVNYDEPASLAAAAEALAPHAPYDTILIATGLLHDDDWGPEKSWKMLAPDPLIRTFHVNVIGPMLAARALLPLLPRDRPARFAMLGARVGSISDNHLGGWYGYRAAKAALAQFARTLSIELKRTHEQLVVAALHPGTVDTALSEPFQANVPEGQLFSPEKSANHLLDVLGALTPADSGGHFDWAGKPIPA; encoded by the coding sequence ATGACGCCTTTTTCCAACAGCATCGTCCTCGGCGCCTCGGGCGGGATCGGCGCCGCGCTCGCCGCCGCCATCGAGGCGCGCGGCGGCAAGGTCGCCCGCCTCGCCCGCGGGCGCCCAGACGATCATGACGCGCTCAAAGTCAACTATGACGAGCCCGCCAGCCTCGCCGCCGCCGCAGAGGCACTCGCGCCGCACGCCCCCTACGACACGATCCTCATCGCGACCGGCCTCCTGCACGACGACGACTGGGGCCCCGAGAAGAGCTGGAAGATGCTCGCCCCCGATCCGCTGATCCGGACCTTCCACGTCAACGTCATCGGCCCCATGCTCGCCGCCCGCGCGCTCCTCCCCCTCCTGCCCCGCGACCGCCCGGCGCGCTTCGCCATGCTCGGCGCGCGCGTCGGATCGATCTCCGACAATCACCTCGGCGGCTGGTACGGCTATCGCGCCGCCAAGGCCGCGCTCGCCCAATTCGCCCGCACCCTGTCGATCGAGCTCAAGCGCACCCACGAACAGCTCGTCGTCGCCGCGCTCCACCCCGGCACCGTCGACACCGCTTTGTCCGAGCCCTTTCAGGCCAATGTGCCGGAAGGTCAGCTCTTCTCGCCCGAAAAAAGCGCCAACCACCTCCTCGACGTGCTCGGCGCCCTCACCCCCGCCGACAGCGGCGGTCATTTCGACTGGGCGGGCAAACCCATCCCCGCCTGA
- a CDS encoding sensor histidine kinase has protein sequence MTRPRLTLSGQVALLVAVAILLAQAFNLAIALQRRHAQLLDDAIVPGAQRLALLAAEPLLLDRVERIGERRGTRGLRPPRGALGPRRNRPLGRIRAEVGLADPLATNSHPVAVADAIIADAFADAGVPLRDAGAGLLDNPRLPRPGEEARQRLLLAAQLQDGRWISLAVPGPRPLRPLIGAMIFQSLLIALAVLLPTLLLLRRVGGSLRAVTGAAQRFDGRAAGPPLPETGPSDIVALAAALNDMQARIAAMLSEKDVMLGAIGHDLRTPLTALRIEVEGVEDEERRAALIEQIERLHEQFEAVLDLARANRAPAPDAMVDDAALFDRLAASYAGQPLTVDPPVSAIFPGDAASVERALANLIDNGLRHGTAVHLSLAPYPGEVVIMVCDDGPGIPAELRARLLRPFERAEQSRNRATGGHGLGLAIVAAIMRRHGGRLDLGDRPDGKAGLCARLHFPRAPLV, from the coding sequence ATGACTCGCCCCCGCCTCACCTTGTCGGGCCAGGTCGCGCTGCTGGTCGCGGTCGCGATCCTCCTCGCCCAGGCCTTCAACCTCGCCATCGCGCTCCAGCGCCGCCACGCCCAGCTGCTCGACGACGCCATCGTCCCCGGCGCCCAGCGGCTCGCGCTCCTCGCCGCCGAGCCCCTGCTCCTCGACCGCGTCGAGCGCATCGGCGAGCGGCGCGGGACACGCGGCCTGCGCCCGCCCCGCGGCGCCCTCGGTCCGCGCCGCAACCGCCCCTTGGGCCGCATCCGCGCCGAGGTCGGATTGGCCGATCCGCTCGCCACCAATAGCCACCCCGTCGCGGTCGCCGACGCGATCATCGCCGACGCCTTTGCCGACGCGGGCGTGCCGCTGCGCGATGCCGGCGCCGGGCTCCTCGACAACCCGCGGCTGCCGCGTCCCGGTGAGGAAGCGCGCCAGCGCCTCCTCCTCGCCGCGCAGCTTCAGGACGGACGCTGGATCAGCCTCGCCGTGCCCGGCCCGCGCCCGCTGCGTCCCCTCATCGGTGCCATGATCTTCCAGTCCTTGCTGATCGCGCTCGCCGTGCTCTTGCCGACCCTCCTCCTCCTGCGCCGCGTCGGCGGATCGCTCCGCGCGGTCACCGGCGCGGCGCAGCGCTTCGATGGCAGGGCCGCCGGCCCGCCGCTGCCCGAGACGGGGCCGAGCGACATCGTCGCGCTCGCCGCCGCCTTGAACGACATGCAGGCGCGCATCGCCGCGATGCTGTCCGAAAAGGACGTCATGCTGGGGGCCATCGGCCACGACCTGCGCACCCCGCTCACCGCGCTGCGGATCGAGGTCGAGGGCGTGGAGGACGAGGAACGCCGCGCCGCGCTGATCGAGCAGATAGAGCGCCTTCACGAACAGTTCGAGGCGGTGCTCGACCTCGCTCGCGCCAATCGCGCGCCCGCGCCCGACGCGATGGTCGACGATGCGGCGCTGTTCGACCGGCTCGCGGCGAGCTATGCTGGCCAGCCCCTCACTGTCGACCCTCCAGTCTCGGCCATCTTCCCCGGCGATGCCGCCTCGGTCGAGCGCGCGCTCGCCAACCTCATCGACAATGGCCTTCGTCACGGTACCGCCGTCCACCTCTCGCTCGCCCCTTATCCCGGCGAAGTGGTCATCATGGTGTGCGACGACGGCCCCGGCATCCCCGCCGAACTGCGCGCGCGGCTGCTGCGCCCCTTCGAGCGCGCCGAGCAGAGCCGCAATCGCGCCACCGGCGGGCATGGTCTCGGACTCGCCATCGTCGCTGCCATCATGCGCCGCCACGGCGGACGGCTCGACCTTGGGGACCGCCCCGATGGCAAGGCCGGGCTGTGCGCGCGGCTCCATTTCCCGCGTGCACCGCTT
- a CDS encoding DUF5681 domain-containing protein, translating to MASRRKEVSSADREKVGYGRPPRSGRFKKGRSGNPRGRPKGRKVGLPHDHVLGQMVTVREDAREKRVTAAEAFLLHLTKRGLEGDSAAARASLAAIEAARASQPDGNQDRITEIVIVPIDVGSVGMAASPLRMVTRYGRGENGRFKLNPWIVQKALDRLEVPLVVEQQKKVWDVTRQRDKVNWPHWWVWRG from the coding sequence ATGGCCTCGCGGAGGAAAGAGGTGAGTTCGGCTGATCGCGAAAAAGTAGGCTACGGACGTCCCCCTCGCTCGGGTCGGTTCAAGAAGGGGCGCAGCGGTAATCCGCGCGGTCGGCCGAAAGGCAGGAAGGTGGGCCTGCCGCACGATCACGTGCTTGGCCAAATGGTGACAGTAAGGGAAGATGCGCGCGAGAAACGCGTCACAGCCGCCGAGGCGTTTCTGCTACATCTGACAAAGCGTGGGCTCGAGGGTGACAGCGCGGCAGCACGCGCGTCACTCGCCGCGATCGAGGCAGCAAGGGCGTCACAGCCAGATGGAAATCAGGACCGAATCACAGAGATCGTGATTGTCCCGATCGATGTTGGAAGCGTGGGAATGGCCGCATCGCCTCTTCGGATGGTGACGCGATATGGACGCGGCGAGAACGGGCGCTTTAAGCTGAACCCGTGGATCGTTCAGAAGGCTCTCGATCGCTTGGAGGTGCCGTTAGTTGTTGAGCAGCAGAAGAAGGTGTGGGACGTGACGCGTCAGCGCGACAAGGTGAACTGGCCTCATTGGTGGGTGTGGCGGGGCTGA